A single window of Sebaldella sp. S0638 DNA harbors:
- the radC gene encoding DNA repair protein RadC: MIDKQMVSGHRERLRNRYLKSGINGLQDYEIIELLLTYTILRKDCKSIAKQLLLKYKNISNFFTLDKNEFISNRDVSERTYVLFKLIGDIIEKELYNDISIQKIKLSSNKKLIQYLKYNLGSKKIEIFKVLFLNTQNELIKDENLFYGTLDKSAVHPRELIKKVLENDAKSVILVHNHPSGALKPSESDILITSKLKHLLEKLEIKLLDHIIVSPKGYFSFLEGGIL, translated from the coding sequence ATGATAGATAAGCAAATGGTTTCAGGTCATCGGGAACGATTGAGAAATAGGTATTTGAAATCAGGAATAAACGGATTACAGGATTATGAAATAATCGAATTACTGCTTACATATACGATTTTAAGAAAAGATTGTAAAAGTATTGCAAAACAGCTTTTGCTTAAGTATAAAAATATAAGTAACTTTTTTACTTTAGATAAAAATGAGTTTATTTCAAATAGAGATGTTTCAGAAAGAACATATGTTCTGTTTAAGTTAATCGGTGATATTATCGAAAAGGAACTGTATAATGATATTTCTATCCAGAAGATAAAATTATCCAGTAATAAAAAGCTTATACAGTATCTGAAATATAATCTTGGTTCTAAAAAAATTGAAATTTTTAAGGTTCTTTTTCTGAACACACAAAATGAACTGATCAAAGATGAAAATCTTTTTTATGGAACACTTGATAAAAGTGCTGTACATCCCAGAGAATTAATCAAAAAAGTTTTGGAGAATGATGCCAAGTCGGTTATCCTTGTGCATAACCATCCATCCGGCGCTCTAAAGCCCTCTGAATCTGATATTCTTATTACCTCAAAACTAAAGCATTTATTGGAAAAGCTGGAGATTAAGCTATTAGACCATATAATAGTCAGCCCTAAAGGCTATTTCAGTTTTTTAGAAGGAGGCATACTATGA
- the ricT gene encoding PSP1 domain-containing protein, translating into MKLINVKFRKTKKVYLFKIDDSNDYRKGDTVIVETARGDQIGIIINDDDNVIESDDDELKVRGIKRKLTNEEIAKLEILDQRADEAYFVCKKIVKEILPEMNLVIGEYTFDESKLIFYFTAEGRLDFRELVKAVNKEFKKRVEFYQIKPSDEGRILSAFGKYGKELYW; encoded by the coding sequence ATGAAATTAATAAATGTGAAATTTAGAAAAACTAAAAAAGTTTATCTGTTCAAAATTGATGACTCTAATGATTATAGAAAAGGGGATACTGTAATTGTAGAAACTGCAAGAGGTGACCAGATCGGCATTATTATTAATGATGATGATAATGTCATAGAAAGTGACGACGATGAATTAAAAGTAAGAGGAATAAAGAGAAAGCTTACCAATGAAGAAATTGCCAAATTAGAAATTCTTGACCAAAGAGCCGATGAAGCCTATTTTGTCTGTAAAAAGATAGTTAAAGAAATTCTGCCTGAAATGAATCTTGTCATTGGAGAGTATACTTTTGATGAAAGTAAGTTAATTTTCTATTTCACTGCTGAAGGAAGACTTGATTTTAGAGAACTTGTAAAAGCAGTAAATAAAGAATTTAAAAAAAGAGTTGAGTTTTATCAAATAAAACCAAGCGATGAAGGGAGAATCCTAAGTGCTTTCGGAAAATATGGAAAAGAGCTTTATTGGTGA
- a CDS encoding regulatory iron-sulfur-containing complex subunit RicT → MLSENMEKSFIGDHNIDVRVINLYFEAVQKRYDFEINDSLNPVLGEFCIVETARGLEMGKVYTKASYVKSDTISVPLKKVIRIATDKDMEKYNDLKAEAVKASYVLKNKIKKFNLNMKSIETEFTFDRKKLIFYFASEDRVDFRELVKELASIFKLRIELRQIGVRDQAKLIGDCGVCGKPLCCKAFINKFDSVTIKMARDQSVSVSPTKMSGICGRLKCCLNFEYDQYAEKQRFFPEIGQNVSTPAGRGHVISTNVLNDFLFVNVPEKGVMKFEINEITFNREEKEKILKEIEKQHIELSEIKDEQ, encoded by the coding sequence GTGCTTTCGGAAAATATGGAAAAGAGCTTTATTGGTGATCACAATATTGACGTGCGTGTCATAAATTTGTATTTTGAAGCAGTGCAAAAAAGATATGATTTTGAAATAAATGACAGCCTTAATCCTGTTTTGGGGGAATTCTGCATTGTTGAGACTGCAAGAGGACTGGAAATGGGAAAGGTCTATACCAAAGCATCATACGTCAAATCTGATACTATTTCAGTGCCGCTGAAAAAAGTTATCAGAATTGCTACTGACAAAGATATGGAAAAGTATAATGACCTGAAAGCTGAAGCTGTAAAAGCCAGCTATGTCTTAAAAAATAAAATTAAAAAGTTTAATCTCAATATGAAATCTATTGAGACTGAGTTTACATTTGACAGAAAAAAACTGATATTTTATTTTGCTTCTGAAGATCGTGTAGATTTCAGAGAACTTGTGAAAGAACTTGCCAGTATTTTCAAACTTAGAATAGAATTACGACAGATTGGTGTACGTGATCAGGCGAAACTTATCGGAGACTGCGGAGTTTGCGGGAAGCCTTTGTGTTGTAAGGCATTTATTAATAAATTTGATTCTGTTACCATAAAGATGGCCAGAGATCAAAGTGTTTCAGTCAGCCCCACTAAGATGTCGGGAATTTGCGGAAGATTAAAATGCTGCCTGAATTTTGAATACGATCAATATGCTGAAAAACAGAGATTTTTTCCTGAAATCGGACAGAATGTTTCTACTCCGGCAGGCAGAGGACACGTTATCAGTACTAATGTTCTAAATGATTTTTTATTTGTTAATGTTCCTGAAAAAGGAGTTATGAAATTTGAAATCAATGAAATTACTTTTAACCGTGAGGAAAAAGAAAAAATACTTAAAGAAATTGAAAAGCAGCACATTGAATTATCTGAAATTAAGGACGAACAATGA
- a CDS encoding tRNA1(Val) (adenine(37)-N6)-methyltransferase: protein MILNNNEYIEFLESSGQKIIVNNNLFKITNDPLLLADFCRENIKKNGTLLDIGAGNGILPLLLAQNIHLSKIFAVEIQKDSFDCLKRNIAINSLSDKIIPYHTDINDFFPDSEFDYIISNPPYYRKNSGTLSQNEEISIAKFEVKMTLDNLVLNIKRLLKNHGFFYIIIIPGRLNDLMKAIYDNKLNVLKLRSIKYNNKIKFILVEGRKGSRPGDTVVDTVSL from the coding sequence ATGATTCTGAATAATAATGAATATATAGAATTTCTTGAAAGCAGCGGACAGAAAATTATAGTTAATAACAATTTATTTAAAATTACGAATGATCCGCTTCTTCTTGCAGATTTTTGCAGAGAAAATATAAAAAAGAACGGAACACTTCTTGATATAGGGGCGGGTAATGGTATCCTCCCCTTATTATTAGCCCAAAATATCCATTTGAGCAAAATATTTGCCGTAGAGATACAAAAGGACAGCTTTGACTGTTTAAAGAGAAATATAGCCATTAATTCCCTTTCTGATAAAATCATTCCTTATCACACAGATATTAACGATTTTTTTCCGGACAGTGAATTTGATTATATTATTTCTAATCCTCCTTATTATAGGAAAAATTCCGGTACTTTATCGCAAAATGAAGAAATTTCCATTGCAAAATTTGAAGTAAAAATGACTTTGGATAATTTAGTTTTAAATATAAAAAGACTTTTAAAAAATCACGGTTTTTTTTATATTATAATTATTCCCGGACGCTTAAATGACTTGATGAAAGCTATTTATGACAATAAACTCAATGTTTTGAAATTAAGATCAATTAAGTATAATAATAAAATAAAATTTATTCTTGTAGAAGGCAGAAAAGGAAGCAGACCCGGAGATACTGTAGTAGATACAGTTTCTCTTTAG
- a CDS encoding GNAT family N-acetyltransferase, whose amino-acid sequence MKLVKPSVEYKKEYIDFVKQIRRNNEIESSYTFKLSFLKFNFQKFLDYLDYISEYPKGEIIIPMKNYWAIEDGKIVGRITLRKDSGEELFHYIGNVGYIIAPDERGKGYATEMLGLLKPIAKENGHRKLLITCNRNNINSKRVIEKNGGVFLDEIKWEEKNIKNLRYEIYL is encoded by the coding sequence ATGAAACTGGTAAAACCTAGTGTTGAATATAAAAAAGAATATATAGATTTCGTGAAGCAGATTAGAAGAAATAATGAAATAGAGAGTTCTTATACCTTTAAATTATCCTTTTTAAAATTTAATTTTCAAAAATTTTTGGATTATCTTGATTATATAAGTGAATATCCAAAAGGCGAGATAATCATTCCAATGAAAAATTACTGGGCAATAGAAGACGGAAAGATAGTGGGAAGGATTACTCTTAGGAAAGATTCAGGAGAAGAACTGTTTCACTATATAGGAAATGTAGGATATATAATTGCTCCGGATGAAAGAGGAAAGGGTTATGCAACAGAAATGCTCGGTCTTTTGAAACCTATAGCAAAAGAAAACGGGCATAGGAAACTGTTGATAACATGTAACAGAAATAATATCAATTCTAAAAGAGTCATTGAGAAAAACGGAGGAGTATTTTTAGATGAGATAAAATGGGAAGAAAAAAATATAAAAAATTTAAGATATGAAATATATTTATAA
- a CDS encoding Nif3-like dinuclear metal center hexameric protein encodes MKLEDIMNFLEKKYNPELAEKWDNSGLIVGRKESNISAVIVCLDVTADVIDQAVANRAELIISHHPLIFSEIKRITSDTLLGEKILRLAEKKISVYSMHTNVDSAADGLNDFILEKLDLNGEKSIWIKNESIPESGLGRILELKKEMSISEICTLIKEKLNLENIRIAGEKKKVKKIAILTGAGGSLIPEVDKTVDLYITGDLKHHETLDALEGGLTLIDIGHYESENIFSELIKRDLSEFFNGKIIQAKENQIFKIV; translated from the coding sequence ATGAAACTTGAAGATATAATGAATTTTCTGGAAAAAAAATATAATCCTGAACTTGCTGAAAAATGGGATAATTCTGGTTTGATAGTAGGAAGAAAAGAGAGTAATATTTCTGCGGTAATAGTTTGTCTTGATGTCACAGCTGATGTAATAGATCAGGCTGTGGCAAACAGAGCAGAGCTTATAATTTCACATCATCCTTTGATATTTTCTGAAATCAAGCGGATAACAAGTGATACATTACTTGGAGAAAAAATTTTACGACTTGCAGAGAAGAAAATATCTGTATACAGTATGCATACAAATGTAGATTCTGCTGCTGACGGGCTTAATGATTTTATACTGGAGAAGTTAGATTTGAACGGCGAAAAAAGCATTTGGATAAAAAATGAAAGTATTCCTGAAAGCGGGTTAGGGCGTATCCTGGAACTTAAAAAAGAAATGAGTATTTCTGAGATATGTACATTGATAAAGGAAAAATTAAATTTGGAAAATATAAGAATTGCAGGGGAGAAAAAGAAAGTTAAAAAAATAGCAATATTAACCGGAGCCGGCGGTTCTCTGATTCCAGAAGTGGATAAGACTGTGGATCTGTATATAACGGGAGATTTGAAGCATCATGAAACACTGGATGCCCTTGAAGGAGGACTTACATTAATAGATATAGGTCATTATGAAAGTGAAAATATTTTTTCAGAATTAATAAAAAGAGATTTATCAGAATTTTTTAATGGAAAAATTATACAGGCAAAAGAAAATCAAATATTTAAAATAGTATAG
- a CDS encoding sigma-70 family RNA polymerase sigma factor: MLKSIMDTIRRNENYNMEELFQEYDLSDEEFGAIVNFLYTENIPEIRVSLENNDFVIIDEENADISEKETIEIYLNDIKDHNVKQMKIKEIDENDKDQLVNRHLKIVIRESLQYVKLGFSFLDLVQEATIGVINGIEKLKHSESDVEFWLKNFAIKYILEYQKKILKDFKASELAYILYLKVQLEINNGLSLEEISKQMNIELNYLNALQELFAKMDDMPENSYSIVEKVSHLTRKYVLSNIPKKLNYLDERILMMYYGLDGKFYKTKEISKILNIEESNINVLREKALNKLAFNLNKEQMEESMEYLN, from the coding sequence ATGTTAAAGAGCATAATGGATACGATACGGAGAAACGAAAATTATAATATGGAAGAGCTCTTTCAGGAGTATGATCTTTCAGACGAAGAGTTTGGAGCCATTGTAAATTTTTTATATACTGAAAATATTCCTGAAATCAGAGTTTCTTTAGAAAATAACGATTTCGTAATAATAGATGAAGAAAATGCAGATATATCCGAAAAAGAGACAATAGAAATATATCTAAACGATATAAAGGATCATAACGTAAAACAGATGAAAATAAAAGAAATTGATGAAAATGATAAAGATCAGCTGGTAAACAGACATTTGAAAATAGTGATAAGAGAGAGCCTGCAATATGTAAAACTGGGGTTTTCATTCCTTGATCTGGTACAGGAAGCCACAATAGGCGTTATTAACGGAATTGAAAAATTGAAGCATTCTGAAAGTGATGTAGAATTCTGGCTTAAGAATTTTGCCATAAAATATATTCTTGAATATCAGAAAAAAATACTGAAAGATTTTAAAGCATCAGAACTGGCTTATATTCTGTATCTGAAAGTGCAGCTGGAAATTAATAACGGGCTAAGTCTGGAAGAAATATCAAAGCAAATGAATATAGAGCTTAACTATTTAAATGCTCTTCAGGAACTGTTTGCCAAAATGGATGACATGCCGGAAAATTCCTACAGTATAGTGGAGAAAGTATCTCATTTGACTAGAAAATACGTATTAAGCAATATTCCAAAAAAATTAAATTATTTAGATGAAAGAATTCTGATGATGTATTATGGATTAGACGGTAAATTTTATAAAACTAAAGAAATATCAAAAATATTAAATATAGAAGAGAGTAACATAAATGTACTAAGAGAAAAGGCCCTAAATAAACTTGCTTTTAATCTGAATAAGGAACAAATGGAAGAAAGCATGGAATATCTGAATTAA
- the rpoD gene encoding RNA polymerase sigma factor RpoD, translating into MSEKNMNLKDKLLELVKQAKEDGVISYEEINSVIPEDFPVEKIDQLIRGIEDKGISIVDTLTEKKDYMDSNSSKKSEKIPEIEEEEFNEEEIDETEVNELLHTDLIKLAEIMDVDEPIKMYLREIGQIPLLTYEEEISLAQKVLENDEEAKQKLIESNLRLVVSIAKKHTNRGLKMLDLIQEGNMGLMKAVEKFEYEKGFKFSTYATWWIRQAITRAIADQGRTIRIPVHMIETINKIKKESRIILQETGKEATAEELAKKLEIPVDKVKSILEMNQDPISLETPVGSEEDSELGDFVEDDKFLNPYDATTRVLLKEQLDGVLKTLSEREEMVLRYRYGLDDGSPKTLEEVGKIFNVTRERIRQIEVKALRKLRHPSRRKKLEDYRS; encoded by the coding sequence ATGTCTGAAAAAAATATGAATTTAAAAGATAAATTACTAGAGCTTGTGAAACAGGCAAAGGAAGACGGAGTAATAAGCTATGAAGAAATAAACAGTGTTATTCCGGAAGATTTCCCAGTAGAAAAAATAGATCAGTTAATTCGTGGAATAGAGGATAAGGGAATCAGTATAGTGGATACACTTACTGAGAAAAAAGACTATATGGACAGTAACTCTTCAAAAAAGTCCGAAAAAATTCCTGAAATAGAGGAAGAGGAGTTTAACGAGGAAGAAATTGACGAGACAGAAGTAAACGAACTACTTCACACTGATTTAATAAAATTGGCTGAAATAATGGATGTAGATGAGCCAATAAAGATGTATCTGAGAGAGATCGGACAGATACCGCTTTTGACATATGAAGAAGAAATATCCCTTGCACAAAAAGTTCTGGAAAATGACGAAGAAGCTAAGCAGAAGCTTATAGAATCTAATTTGAGACTGGTGGTAAGTATTGCGAAAAAACATACAAACAGAGGTCTAAAAATGCTGGATCTGATCCAGGAAGGCAATATGGGATTAATGAAAGCCGTGGAGAAATTTGAATATGAAAAAGGGTTTAAGTTTTCTACATATGCTACATGGTGGATAAGACAGGCTATTACAAGAGCAATTGCCGATCAGGGAAGAACAATAAGAATACCGGTTCACATGATAGAGACAATTAATAAAATTAAAAAAGAGAGCAGAATTATCCTTCAGGAAACGGGAAAAGAAGCTACAGCTGAAGAATTGGCGAAAAAGCTGGAAATACCTGTGGATAAAGTAAAAAGCATACTTGAAATGAATCAGGATCCTATTTCGCTGGAAACTCCGGTAGGAAGCGAAGAAGACAGTGAACTTGGGGATTTTGTGGAAGATGATAAGTTTTTAAATCCGTATGATGCAACAACAAGGGTATTACTGAAAGAACAGCTGGACGGAGTATTAAAAACACTAAGTGAACGTGAGGAAATGGTTTTGAGATACAGATATGGTCTTGACGATGGTTCACCAAAAACTCTTGAGGAAGTAGGAAAAATATTTAATGTCACAAGAGAGAGAATCAGGCAGATAGAAGTAAAAGCATTGAGAAAACTGAGACATCCGAGCAGAAGGAAAAAATTAGAAGATTACAGGAGCTGA
- the dnaG gene encoding DNA primase, translating to MSEDNEIQEFINKLDIVQVISEYVNLKKSGANYTGLSPFKPERTPSFTVSPGKNIFKDFSSGIGGDVITFYMKINNLTFGEAVEELANKYNIPFKSRFSGKSGDAKQQNSLQKFHMILQSALEFYSENIFKNKKALNYLEKRGLNENDIKRFKLGYAPENWDSLLENFKNKDYSNEDLIELGLIKRASTGNFFDVFRDRIIFPIYNRNQNIVGFGGRALDGDNTAKYINSQESKVFNKSREVYGLVSRGEKIRKKGFVILMEGYMDVLSAHKNDFENAVASLGTAFTDEQAKLLKRYTNNIVIAYDSDEAGKNALFRASYILKKHEFNVKCLFFPKGIKDPDEFFQSNDKKKFVELLKESVDIFEYMFSVFSYDIDIKTVEGKKIFIDRFKEFFANLQNRIEIDIYLDKLSEELGISKQNLEAEILKKDSGKYKKTRTKEFKKEEISIKNKLNYDLLEVSTLKLILKYPQYYKEFEKKDIKSFIIIEILKKLKKIDFNTKILDNSEIDEEEKKLIFKFSREADLEIEKEDEYYKILFTDWFNRELEKEIHKKDQNYFYMKQIEHELKNIHSLQEIKELYNKFKLYVRGESDHV from the coding sequence ATGTCTGAAGATAATGAAATACAGGAATTTATAAATAAACTGGACATTGTACAGGTAATAAGCGAATATGTGAATCTGAAAAAATCAGGAGCCAATTATACAGGGTTATCTCCATTTAAACCAGAAAGAACACCTTCATTTACAGTAAGTCCCGGAAAAAATATTTTTAAAGATTTCAGTTCGGGAATAGGCGGAGATGTAATAACATTTTATATGAAAATAAACAATCTGACTTTCGGAGAAGCAGTGGAAGAACTGGCAAATAAATATAATATCCCGTTCAAAAGCAGATTTTCCGGAAAAAGCGGTGATGCAAAACAGCAAAATTCACTGCAAAAATTTCATATGATATTACAAAGTGCGCTGGAATTTTATTCAGAAAATATCTTTAAAAATAAAAAGGCCTTGAATTATTTGGAAAAAAGAGGCCTGAACGAAAATGATATCAAAAGATTTAAATTAGGATATGCTCCTGAAAACTGGGATAGTCTGCTGGAAAATTTTAAAAATAAAGACTATTCTAATGAAGACCTGATAGAATTAGGTTTGATAAAGAGAGCGAGTACAGGAAACTTTTTTGATGTATTTCGTGACAGGATTATATTTCCCATCTATAATAGAAATCAGAATATAGTCGGTTTCGGGGGGAGAGCCCTTGACGGCGACAATACAGCTAAATACATAAACTCACAAGAATCAAAAGTGTTTAATAAAAGCCGTGAAGTTTATGGTCTGGTCAGCAGAGGGGAAAAAATCAGAAAAAAAGGCTTTGTAATATTAATGGAAGGTTATATGGATGTACTTTCCGCACATAAAAATGACTTTGAGAACGCTGTAGCATCATTAGGTACTGCATTTACAGACGAACAGGCAAAGTTGCTAAAGAGATACACAAACAATATTGTCATAGCCTATGATAGTGATGAAGCTGGTAAAAATGCATTATTCAGAGCTTCTTATATTCTGAAAAAACATGAATTCAATGTTAAGTGCCTTTTTTTCCCAAAAGGAATAAAGGATCCGGATGAATTCTTTCAGTCAAATGACAAAAAAAAATTCGTAGAATTGTTAAAAGAATCTGTTGATATATTTGAATATATGTTCTCAGTGTTTTCATATGATATTGATATAAAAACAGTAGAAGGAAAAAAAATATTTATAGACAGATTTAAGGAATTTTTTGCTAATTTGCAGAATCGTATTGAAATTGATATTTATCTGGATAAGTTAAGTGAAGAATTAGGGATAAGCAAGCAAAATCTTGAAGCAGAGATCCTGAAGAAAGATTCAGGAAAATATAAGAAAACGAGAACTAAGGAATTTAAAAAAGAAGAAATTTCGATAAAAAATAAGTTGAACTATGATTTATTGGAAGTATCTACTTTAAAGTTAATTTTAAAGTATCCTCAATATTATAAAGAGTTTGAGAAAAAAGATATAAAGAGTTTCATAATAATCGAAATTTTAAAAAAATTAAAAAAAATTGACTTTAATACAAAAATATTAGATAATTCAGAGATAGACGAAGAAGAAAAAAAATTAATTTTTAAATTTTCAAGAGAAGCAGATCTGGAGATAGAGAAAGAAGATGAATACTACAAAATACTTTTTACAGACTGGTTTAACAGAGAGCTGGAAAAAGAGATACATAAAAAAGACCAGAATTATTTCTATATGAAACAGATAGAGCATGAACTAAAAAATATTCACAGTTTACAAGAGATCAAGGAATTATATAATAAATTTAAACTTTATGTCCGAGGAGAATCAGATCATGTCTGA
- the rpoZ gene encoding DNA-directed RNA polymerase subunit omega: protein MKKRHITVDELLNKIPNKYELAIVAGKAARELFLKGEEKSKIMDEVFEEILEEKVKV, encoded by the coding sequence ATGAAAAAAAGACATATAACAGTGGATGAGTTATTAAATAAAATTCCAAATAAATATGAGCTTGCCATAGTGGCAGGAAAAGCAGCAAGAGAGCTATTTTTAAAAGGTGAAGAAAAATCAAAAATAATGGATGAGGTATTTGAAGAGATACTTGAAGAGAAAGTAAAAGTATAA
- the gmk gene encoding guanylate kinase: protein MKGKLIVVSGPSGAGKSTVTKIARDKLNIPLTISATTRKPRQDETDGKDYYFLSEEEFMKKVEEDKFFEWAKVHDNYYGTLKSEVEKKREDGNTVLLEIDVQGGLTVKKKDPSAVLVFFKAPNDKELEERLRNRGSDSEEVIQKRLENALKEMEYEKDYDYSIINKSIDQSFQELVDIINQ, encoded by the coding sequence ATGAAGGGGAAACTAATAGTAGTATCAGGCCCAAGCGGAGCGGGTAAATCAACAGTTACAAAAATAGCAAGAGATAAATTAAATATACCTTTGACAATATCAGCAACAACAAGAAAACCAAGACAGGATGAAACAGACGGAAAAGATTATTATTTTTTATCAGAAGAAGAATTTATGAAAAAAGTGGAAGAGGATAAGTTCTTTGAATGGGCAAAAGTTCATGATAATTACTATGGTACTTTGAAATCTGAGGTAGAAAAGAAAAGAGAAGACGGTAATACTGTTCTTTTGGAAATTGATGTTCAGGGTGGCTTGACAGTAAAGAAAAAAGACCCAAGTGCTGTATTAGTTTTTTTTAAAGCTCCTAATGATAAAGAACTGGAAGAAAGGCTAAGAAATCGAGGATCTGATTCAGAAGAAGTGATACAAAAGAGACTGGAAAATGCTCTAAAAGAGATGGAATATGAAAAAGATTATGATTATTCTATTATAAATAAAAGCATAGATCAGTCATTTCAAGAATTAGTAGATATTATTAATCAATAG
- a CDS encoding extracellular matrix/biofilm biosynthesis regulator RemA family protein, with protein sequence MKPINIGFNNIVIDSRIVGIISPDSAPSKRLREEAKEREMLIDATSGRRTRAILIMDSGHIILSAINVETLLLRIEKGE encoded by the coding sequence ATGAAACCTATAAATATAGGATTTAATAATATCGTAATAGACAGCCGAATAGTTGGAATTATCAGTCCGGATTCTGCTCCGAGCAAAAGATTAAGAGAAGAAGCAAAAGAAAGAGAAATGTTAATAGATGCTACTTCAGGAAGACGAACAAGGGCTATTTTAATAATGGACAGCGGTCACATTATTTTATCAGCCATTAATGTAGAAACATTACTCTTAAGGATAGAAAAAGGAGAATGA